A single genomic interval of Lathyrus oleraceus cultivar Zhongwan6 chromosome 7, CAAS_Psat_ZW6_1.0, whole genome shotgun sequence harbors:
- the LOC127105927 gene encoding proteinase inhibitor PSI-1.2, translating to MALKIETILLFFLCGSILLGNNLKVVDAKICPQFCYDDRSYMTCPSSGNQHLTPPCNCCLASTGCTIFKKDGTSLCTAS from the exons ATGGCTTTAAAGATTGAGACTATCCTTCTATTCTTTCTCTGTG GTTCAATTCTTTTGGGAAACAATTTGAAAGTTGTTGATGCTAAAATATGCCCTCAATTTTGCTATGATGATCGGTCATACATGACCTGCCCTTCTTCAGGAAATCAACACCTCACTCCACCATGCAACTGCTGTCTTGCATCAACTGGTTGTACAATTTTCAAAAAAGATGGAACTTCTCTTTGTACTGCCAGTTGA